The genomic stretch GAAAGCCAAATTGATACTTAAGTTACTTAAGTTTCAGAGGTATAAATAGTAGTTTTGTCCTAATAAATCTTAATAAATCTTTTGTGCAGAATAAATTGACTTACTGCCGTTAAAAGCATATGCAACGGCTGCTACCACAAAAAAATAAGGAACATATTCATAACCAAATACCTCCGCACCAATGAAAATCGGTGCTATCACAGTATTGGTTGCACTGCCGAAAACTGCTATATATCCTAAGGCTGCTGCAAATTCAATCGGCAATCCAATAACACCGGCTACCGCAACTCCCAAGGAGGAGCCGATTGAAAATAATGGCGTTACTTCCCCGCCTTGAAAACCAGCACTAAGGGTTATAATCGTAAGTAGAAACTTCAAAGCCCAATCAAATTCATATATTTTACCCTCTGTAAAAGCTGCATCAATTAGATTTGTACCTAATCCCGAATATCTGCCACTATATAAAACAAGAAATAAGATACTTAAAAAACAACCAATCATAAAAATCTTTAAATATGGATTCTTAATAAGACTGCTAAAAAATGCTTTGCTAAAATGAAGCAGCCTGGCAAAAAGACTGCCGACAGCTCCAAATAAAACCCCCAATAGCATAATTTTTAGCAATGTCCGAATGTCAATATTAACTGCACTGTTCAAATTAAAACTGAATTTCTCCAGACCTAATGCGTGTGAGGTAAAACTGGCAGTAAAAGCAGCAATTATACAAGGAAATAATGCCCTGTATTCCAATACTCCTGCCGTAAAGATTTCCATTGCAAAGAAAACGCCAGCAATGGGTGTTTGAAACAGTCCGGCAAACCCCGCTCCCATTCCTGTTATCAGTAAGATTCTATCTCCATTCCTGATCTTTATCTTTCTGCCTATATTGTGGGCTACTGCACCACCTATTTGAACCGCAACCCCCTCACGTCCTGCACTGCCCCCAAATAAATGAGTTATCCAGGTATTTAAAATAACCAACGGCACAAGCCTTTTGGGTATTGCCTGTTCCTCCTTCAGACCCACTGAAAATAAGAGAGACATTCCTTTTATAGCATTGTTACCGAATTTTGTATATAGGAAGATTATAAATAAACCCGCAAAAGGAAGCAAAGGAATCAGAAAAAAATTATATCTGTTTCTAAAATCTGTTATTTCTAACAGTACTCTTCCAAACATCCAATCAATGCAGCCAACGAATAAACCGATAAAGAAGGAAATACACCCAAGAAGAAGTATATCTCTATAATTGCTGAACATTTCTTTTAACTTAACCATCTGTCTCCTCCTTTGTGTTCCATTAAAATAAGCTGATATCCCCTGTTTTTAAACAGAAGTCATCAGCTTTAAAAAGCAGTTCAGGTATTATTAAAGGGAGAACCTCATTCCCTAAAAGGAGTATAGCAACGATTTTATGGCCTGTCAATATCATTTACGATGATCCCGCTATAGGATTGTGGCGTTCCGCTACAGGATGCAGTGTTCCCACTATTGAATACTCTATTAATTTTATTCATTTTTAATTACTTTCTGCAGAGCTCTGCAAATACCTGCGGTGAGTATGGCCGCCAACACCGCTTCAGGTAATCCATTAACAAAAATAATCGTTAATATTGCCTTAAAAACCGCCTCTAAAGAAAGATTGAAAGCTTCACCATAGGCATCACGAAATAATAAATATATCAAACTCATGACAAACAGGGTATTTGTCATCGAGCCAACAAGTCCACTAACTCCCAGCGTTAATAATTTTC from Anaerocolumna sp. AGMB13020 encodes the following:
- a CDS encoding chloride channel protein, which gives rise to MVKLKEMFSNYRDILLLGCISFFIGLFVGCIDWMFGRVLLEITDFRNRYNFFLIPLLPFAGLFIIFLYTKFGNNAIKGMSLLFSVGLKEEQAIPKRLVPLVILNTWITHLFGGSAGREGVAVQIGGAVAHNIGRKIKIRNGDRILLITGMGAGFAGLFQTPIAGVFFAMEIFTAGVLEYRALFPCIIAAFTASFTSHALGLEKFSFNLNSAVNIDIRTLLKIMLLGVLFGAVGSLFARLLHFSKAFFSSLIKNPYLKIFMIGCFLSILFLVLYSGRYSGLGTNLIDAAFTEGKIYEFDWALKFLLTIITLSAGFQGGEVTPLFSIGSSLGVAVAGVIGLPIEFAAALGYIAVFGSATNTVIAPIFIGAEVFGYEYVPYFFVVAAVAYAFNGSKSIYSAQKIY